Proteins encoded within one genomic window of Dehalococcoidia bacterium:
- a CDS encoding sigma-70 family RNA polymerase sigma factor translates to MKQTLIGEAEAIERARSGDHAAFGSLVEQYQEVAFRAAYLVVRDAPAAEDVAQDAFIRAYRHLASFRRGEPFRPWLLRIVTNTAINEVRSRQRRTGLLGRFAAITPTSTEAPDVSLGDAHASTLARAINELPLDDRVVLHLRYFLDLPEREIAATIGKPAGTVKSRLHRASKRLRELIEQKYPQLAEAIHE, encoded by the coding sequence GTGAAACAGACGCTCATCGGCGAAGCCGAAGCGATCGAGCGCGCCCGCAGCGGCGACCACGCCGCCTTCGGCTCGCTCGTCGAGCAATACCAGGAGGTCGCCTTCCGTGCGGCATACCTCGTCGTGCGCGATGCCCCCGCCGCGGAAGACGTCGCCCAGGACGCCTTCATCCGCGCCTATCGCCACCTCGCCAGCTTCCGACGCGGCGAGCCCTTCCGGCCTTGGCTGCTGCGGATCGTCACCAACACCGCGATCAACGAGGTCCGCTCACGGCAGCGTCGGACGGGCCTGCTCGGACGTTTCGCCGCCATCACCCCGACGTCCACCGAAGCGCCCGACGTCTCGCTTGGCGATGCCCACGCATCCACACTCGCCCGCGCCATCAACGAACTGCCGCTCGATGACCGCGTCGTGCTGCACCTGCGCTACTTCCTCGACCTGCCCGAGCGTGAGATCGCCGCGACGATCGGCAAGCCGGCCGGCACCGTGAAATCCAGGCTGCACCGCGCAAGCAAGCGTCTGCGCGAGTTGATCGAGCAGAAATACCCGCAACTGGCGGAGGCCATCCATGAATGA